The genomic window CAACGGGCATTACGTTGTTTTGGAAGAAAAAGGCTCCCACGCTCACGAATAGGAGCGTTACGATCAAAGGACGCATGATATGTATCAATGATACCCCGGCAGACTTCATGGCCAGTAATTCCAGACGTTCCCCTAAATTTCCAAAAGTCATTAATGAGGCTAATAGAATAGCCAAGGGAAGTGCCATTGGGACAAGGAACAAAGCCGCATACATAAACATCTCCGCTAATACAGGGATGCCAAGGCCTTTTCCCACCATATCGTCGATGTATCGCCAAAGAAATTGCATCAACACAATAAACAGACAAATACCGAATGTCATAAGAAACAACGGCAGGAATGTCTGCAGCATAAATGTATATAATCGTTTTATTCTCAACATTGCCTAATCTGGTTGAAGTGGCAAAAGTAGTGTAAAAAACGATAACACCCCACAGATTTCTGTAAAACTACTCTAAATACCAAGCGTTCGCTTCAAATCTTCCACTTGCGAGTCCCATAAATTAATGGAATCTTTTTTCTCCCCGGGTTCGGAGAAATCCGTAATCTCAAGTGCCGTAGAACCTGTTAATTCGATTGTATGGATTATAAATTCGAAATAAGCGTTCTCATCTTCCTCGTCTACCCAGCGGTAACGGATAAAGTTCTCCGGCTTGGAGTCGATCACTGTTGCCTCTTGGGCCTCTTTACTCCATTTAAAGGTATAGAGATTATCATTTATAATGACCTCGTCGGCGAACCAAGCGGAAAGTCCCAAAGCGGTGGTTAGGTGATTCCACAGGCTTCGTCGTGAAACTTTATCGAAAATGTATTCGATATGAAACTTCTCTTTCTTCATTGTTCTTATCCTTATATTTGCCGCAAGATACGTAAAAGATTTGAAAACGACTAATTTTAATGATGAAAAAAGTATCTAATAACTAACTGTTTAGGTGGAGACCTTAAAAATTAAGCGAATTTTTTTATTGAAAATGTTGTGTAATTCAAAAATAACCCCTACTTTTGCACCGTCAATAAGAGAAACAGTGACAATAAAATGATGGCGAGATAGCTCAGCTGGTTAGAGCGCATGATTCATAATCATGAGGTCCCCGGTTCAATCCCGGGTCTCGCTACCTAGAAAAGGAGGTCGATTTTTCGATCTCCTTTTTTTATGTCCTTTTTTCTTTTGCTATCAGATGGTCTTTTGGGAGGATAAAAAAACCTGAACAATCTTTCTCGTAAACGATCTTGATTGTTCAGGCAAAATAATTATGTAACCTCGCGGTTATGTTAATTAGGTTTGCCTACATCATAATTTAAGGGTAATTATATATGTAAGCAGGGTCATAGGGTAAAATTTCGCAAATTGCTTTGCTTGATTTATAAATACAAAGATATGTATGTCTAAATGTTTTGAGTGATGGTATTTGTCTCGATAGGAGAATGTATTTCTATCATATAGATAACGCACGCCTCGGAAATCATCTGAAGCGTGCGTTTAGCATATAAAATTTAAATCTAGTTACCCTTGTTTATGTAGTGACCCTGCTGTGATTTTTATATGCTTACCCTAATGTCTGTTGCGAATATATTCATAATATTCATAGGTTGTATCTTTATTTGATCGGTATTTATATCAGCTTAGTGTGTAAAACTATCAACAGGTGGAGTGAACCTTGTGATGAAGCGGGTTTTCGTTAGTGTTTAAATAAAGTTAAGACGGTGTTCGTGTCAATATCATGGGTATTCCTATCACGGAGAATGCGGTTTTTGAGAGAAAAACAGCGCACGCCCGAAATTCTCTAATCTCGTGACGTGCGCCAAAGCATATAAAAATTGAGGGTATCTTAATTCATTGTTATATGTTGGATAACGGTTGCCCAGTCAGCAATTGTAATATTAGCCGAAACTTCTCCGGAGTACTTGAAAGTGATCTCGGTGCGTTTTCCGGGGGTTGCAGCGAATAATTCTCCATTTTTGTCTTTTTCGCTAGAAAAAATAAGATTGCCGTCCTTGTAAAGCTCTACCGTTATATTTTGAGCCGGAAAAATGGCTTGGGTTTCTGTTGTCAAATTACCTTTTTCGTCAAAAGAAGCGGGGAAAGCGAATTCAACCTCTTCTCCTGTTGGGTTGCCATTGTAGTCCAATGAGCTTTTTGTATTTTTAATTCGATATTCAAAATTTCCGGCATTACTCCCTAGATACTTGATCAGTCCTTTTGTTGAAAGCTGGAAAATTGAAGTTTTGCGAATGATTTGTAATTCGTTTGATACGGTGGATTTTGTTGAAGAGTTCTTATGAAGCGTAACTTGTCCATAGAACAAATCGCTCGGAATATTAGCTATGCCGTTATTCTCTTTTAGGCTGACTTGCAAATCGGATATAATATTGGCTTTGCTCATGTTTGAAATCTCTTCGTTTCCAGAATTGATTCCACTCCATGCGATCACGGTTATGTCATTACTGTTCGGACAGTTAATGTCTATAGCCCGGCGAGATAAAATTGTAGATTTGTTTACATTAATCTGCTCGAAGAAATCGTTGTTTTGATCGAAGACAAATAATGTAGCTCCATTCACCTCTCCCTTGGTCGTAATGTCGTTACCATCTGAATTCATTGCTTTTAATACCACGGAGAATGGTACTTCGGCTTGTTCAATAACCTCACTTGTTGTTGCTACTACGTCATTTGAATCATCCGTGCAAGCGGAGAATGACAAAACTGTTAAAATAACAGAAACCGCAAATACGCAATTTGCGAAAAAATTACCCCTTTTCATGACCCTACTTTTTATATGCTTTACCCTTAATCTAAGTGACTTGGTTTTTTTGACCGCCCCTCAACGGTCTTTCCTTATCACTACATCGCAAATGTATGTATAAAAATCATAGGTTGTATCTTTTGTGATGGGTATTTTTATCAAAAAAGTGGGTAAAACTATCATTATACCTCTATATTCCTCTGTTGATGCATGTTTCGGATGATGATTAAATAATGTTAATGGGTTTATTCCTGTCAATTTGAGTGGTAAATATATCATCGCTGGTCCTTATTGATAGCCTTGCCTCTGTTGTGTGATAGGAATGCAGTTGTTGTTAACGTCTATTAAAACGACAGTAAAAAACGTTCGTTTAAATCTTGCGTTTTCATGTGCATAAATTATGAAGTCTCATTGATAATCATGTTATTTTTTTATTATTTTTATCCAACTGAATAACTGAAATTTAAATAAAATTTTTGACCTTTGTAAGGCTGCAAAAAAGTTGAAGATAAAAACGCAAGATTTAAACGAACGTTTTTTACTGGCGTTTTATATAAATAACATCTTAATAATCAATGATATGAGATCAAAAGGTTTTAAAGCGAAATTTATGATGGCATTTTGGGGCTTGTTCGTTGAAGCTCATTATATTGCTGCGAACAATGATACAATGGAGGGCTCTCAAGGAATTCTACCTTTTATCATTTTACTGATAGTGTCCATATGTGTAATAGCTTTTTTGAGTTATTATATGTATAGGTTGAAGAAAGAGAATATTGCCAAAGGTGGTGAGCTTATGGCGAGAAACGATGAGCTTCTTCGGTCTGTCGATGCGTTAAGCGTAAAAAATCGGGAGATCCAACAAATGTTGGTCAATAAAATCCGTGAGACTGATAATTGGAATAGGGATAATGAGGTAGAACGGGAGGATTTGAAAAAGCGCCTTGAGGAAATGGAAAAGCTCCATAATTCGTTTTTTGTTGAAACGATTCATGAAATGCGTACTCCACTATCGCTTGTGCTTGGTTCGTTGAGTGAGTTGTTGCAACGTAAAAATGATATTGACTCTAGTGAAGCGACTCAATTATTGTCTGCTTACCGTAATACTTTGGCTCTTCAAGACCTTATCGAGCAATTGCGAAATACCCGTCATGGAGATGACGTGGCAAACCATCTTCGGATAGCTCGTTATGACATGATCAGTATAACAAAGCAGATTTGTGATTTATTCGTGGACTGGATAGCCATGAATAATGTGGAATTTCATATTAATACCCAAACCTCTGTTCTTTGGGTCTGGATAGATCGTCGGAAGATGGAGTTTGCCTTGCGTGTACTTTTATCTAATGCGTTAAAAAATACCTATCGCTTTGGAAAGATCTCGATCAATATTTCCGTGGTGCGCTCGAATGGCAAGGCTTATTGTTCTTTCTCTATCCAAGATGATGGGTTAGGAGAAAGCGAAAGTACCCGTTTGGGTTTGAAACAGATCGTGGATATGACAGAATCTTCCGGCGCTATTTTCGAAGGAATTTCATCGGAGGACGAGACGGGAACCCAATATACGATATTGATTCCATTGGGGAGAAGCCATTATATGGAACGTGCCGTGGAATTCATCGAGCCGGATGGTGATCTGGTAAAGCTGAATGAGATGCAGAAGGAGGAGATCGCCGAGTTGATCCAAGTTGTTCCGAAAAAGAAAGAGACCGGGAAGAAAATGTTGGTGATTGATGACAGTGATCAGATCCGTTGGTTCCTGCGTCATGTTTTTGCCAGTGAGTATCATGTTTCGGAAGCTCATAATGGCCAGGAGGGTGTAGAGATCGCGCGAGTTGAACGGCCGGATTTTATTTTATGTGACGTGATGATGCCCGTTAAAGATGGGCTTGCTACCTGTCGTGAAATCAAAGGCATCCCAGAATTAGCGCAAGTGCCGGTTGTCTTGCTAACCGCAAAGGTAGAGAGTGAGGATGTTATAGCTGGCATTGAATGTGGCGCCGATGATTATATAACCAAGCCATTCGATGTAGAGGTGTTACGAAGTAAGGTAAACAGTTTATTGAAACGTAGGGATGAGATGAGACGTTTCTATACGTCGAATTCTGTAGGTGCGCATCCCGAGGGAGAGAAAACGGTAAAGAAAGATGATTCCCCTTCCAATCTTTTTATGGATGCGGTTATCTCAACGATCGAGAAACATTTGGATGACCCTAGTTTTGAGGCGAAGATTTTGGCGGATTCTTTAAACATGAGTCTCCCTACATTATATAGAAAGATAAAACTCTACTCGGATAGTAGTATATTGGAGCTTACCCGTATGGTACGTTTGAAGAAAGCCGCCGAGCTGATCAGTATGCAGCGATACTCTATCCAAGAGGTTTCGGAAATGGTCGGCTTCAACGATACCGCCACTTTCCGTAAGCGTTTTACGGAACAATACGGCGTCACTCCTTCACAGTATCTGCCGGGTAAGAATTAATCGTTTTGCCATTTCCCGAATAATCGTCGGGGAATGGCAAAATTTTTTATTTGTTTTTTGAAACGATATTTTTCAACCTCTTTTTGATAGCCTTACAACGGTGCTAATCAGCCCGAAAATATCCCGAATGAAAATTTATAGTTTTACCTCTTATTTATGAAAGTAACACCTATTTACTTTTTTTTATCGTCCAAATACCTTTGCAATGTCATTAACGAACAACAGATTGGTCATGGGGAAGATTTGAACAAAGAGTTCTTGTTATGTGACTGAAAACTTAAAAAGCAATTGAGAAAGAAAGGTTTATATAAAAGATTTATTAACTCATAAAATTATATGTATATGAAACTTAGAAATTTATTATTCGGGACAATGATCGCTTGCGTGTTCGCGGCGTGTTCAAACGAGGATGATCCTATCCCTAGCGTGGATCCGACACCGGAGACAGGGATTGCGGATCTTACAGTTGTGGTAAAGAATTTGGCAAAGAATACACAGACAAAAGCTGCTGATGATTCTAATGCTAAAGAGGGCGAAACTGCGATTCACAATTTGTTTGTGGTACTTTATAATGAGGATGGGACATTCTTGCAAGTTAGTGATATTACTGCTAATAAGGATGAAGAGCAAACTAATTCAAACAATGAGATTCAGTTTAAGGGATTAAAGGCTGGTGCTTCTTATCGTGCGTTGGCTTTCGCTAATGTCCCCAAAGAGGCTCTTACTGCAACTGCTAACTCTTTTGATTTGACATCTGCTTACTATGTCTTAACCGGTGCAGAAGCGAATGGATTGCCTATGAGTAGTGGAATTAGTCCAGTATTCACTCTTGCTGAAGGTGAAAATTATTATGGTTACTCAAACGCTACAGGAGGAAACAGTATTGAATCTGGAAAACCTTTAGGATTAATTAGAAATGTGGCTCGTGTGGAATTGAGTGCTCTTTCTTTGGATATGACTCAAGTCAAGGTTAATAATAGTCAAAAATACAAATCAGGAACAATTAAGTTTGTGCCTAAAGATGTTTTTGTATTACATGGTCGTAAAAAAGCGAATGTGGCAGACCAAAGCATAAGTAATACTGCGTGGTTCAATCTGCCAGATAAGGTTTGGGGTAATATTGCCGCTACTTATGAAACAGCTAATAGTGATGATTATTATTCCGGAACCAACTCTAGTAACTCATTCGGCCGTTTTGCTGGAACTGTCGATGCTGCTAATTATATAAAGGCATTGAGTACAGCAGAAACAACATATACTCAGAATTGGGATGGTACTGCTATTACCGGAAGTAAAGCAATTACTCTTGCTAATTCTTTATATTTTTATGTGTTGCCTAATGATCAGACAAAAGCGGCCAGAGAACAAGAAGATCCGGAAGAAGAAGGCCAGGCTTTCGTCTTGGATAAAACAACTTTGGCATCCGAATTGGTAATCAGTGGTGAAGTTTATATAAAAGCTATAATGAACGATAACACATCTTGGACATTCGGCGAAGAGAGTACTCCTGTATTGCGCTATTGGCCGATAAAGATTGGTATCGATGGATTAGATAGTGAAGACACATATTATGGTCAGGTACATAGAAACGTGGTTTATAACATTTCCGCTACTATCGCAGGTAATGGTTATGCAGATCCTACTCTTCCTAAGGGGGATCCTACAGCTGACTTGTTTGTAAAGACAATGGTTATGAACTGGGGTACAGCCACTCAAGCTCCTGTTATCGAATAATACTTATTCTTTGAATAATAATCAAAAGGCATTCTCTATCAACAGGGAATGCCTTTTTTGTTATAAATATAATATGTCAATGCCCGTTGGCAAAGTTAGAAAGTCAAAAGATTTATGTTTAAGAAGTTGTTCTCTCCGGACACGCCCCAGATGCCATTCTATGTGTAAATAATCCAAATCATCTACCATATCTACCATTATTTATGTAATCTTTTGATTGTAAATAATTTATCTTGTGGTGGTAGATAGTGAACATCTACCACTACAAACTTCGATCTACCATCATTAGGTTACCGGAAAGATTAGCACGAACAATTACTACTAACGATAAATAATGTATAACATTCTGCATTTCAATAAATAATAGTTTTTTGCATAGAAAAAACAAAAGTTTTGCTATAGAGAAACTTTTGTTTCTTTAGTATGAAATAAAAGTTTCTTCAGTATGAAACCACTAACTTCACCTATTGAAACTCTTATTGGCTTTAATCCCTTTGTCTGTCTCTTATAAAATCGTATAATACTAAATATACGAGTCCGCAAGCTTGGGAAGTGATTTTTTTGCGTTTCCCGTAAGCGTCTCCGCGATGCCGTCTTTTTTCATAATTATCCATATCCTACCTTTGTGCTCAAAAAAAATGGAGAGCAACTTACTCTTTTCTCGCATAATAGAAGATTATAAAAATCACTTGCGTGAATCCTATGACAATTATTTAAGTTTCGAGGCATTTTGTGCTCCCTATCACATCCGTGTAAAAAATATCCGCCAGTGGATGTGGCGTCATGGTCTAACAGTCAGTACCTTTTATTATAGCGTACTACTGGAGAAGTACAACTCTGACCCTGACTTCATACTTCCCTCCCCGGCCGGAAGTAGAAAGAATGTTTCCAGCCATACAGGTAAAACCCATACTTATACATCTTCCTCACCGCAAGCGATAAAAGGCATTTGTATCACATTCCCTGACGGTATTGTGATTAACATCCGTCAGACTACCGCTTCCGAGCTTACTAAACTCATCGATTCCTACAACAAACTAAATGACCGTAACCATGTTCAGCCTAAATGAATCCCTCGTTTACTATCTCTATCCCCGTTATATCACAGCGGGCAAGGGGATTGAATGCCTTTATGAGCTTATTCGTTCCCAGATGGGAGCCGATTCCCTGAACGGGGATGTATATCTGTTTTTCCTTAAAAAATGTCACTTAAAAATGAAAATATGAGCAAAACATAGAGAATGTACTGACCATCAGTGGTGTTTGGCATAAAGTGGCTTCAAGTGGCATAAGTAGTGAAGACATGGTCTGAGCAGAATATAGAAGTTGTTATGCTTCCAAACCATTACCTCGTATCAAATGCACTTTTAACACTAACTTCCTATTTTTCTGCGTTCTGCGTAGGTTTGCGTTCTGCCCTTATGACTCTCATGATTTAATTTTGCACCAAACAAAAAGCAAGGATTATGAGAAGTACATTTAAGACTGTCTTCTATGTAAATGGAAGCAAAGAGAAGAGTGGAATTGTCCCTATCATGGGACGGGTTACCATCAATGGGACGATTGCTCAGTTCAGTTGTAAACAGAGTATATCCAAGGAGTTATGGGATGCCAAAGCTAATCGGGCTAAAGGTAAGAGCCGTAAGTCTATGGATGTTAATCATGCGCTTGATAATATCAAGGCGCAGATAGCAAAGCATTACCAGCGGCTTTCTGACCGGGAGGCATTTGTAACTGCCGAAATGGTACGCAATGCCTATCAAGGTATCGGCACAGAGTATGAAACGGTGTTACGTGCCTTTGATAAGATGAATGCGGATTTTGCCAAACGTGTTGGGAAAGACCGTTCGGAGCGTACATACCGTAAATATCTTACCGTAAGGAAATATGTCGCCGAATTTATGAAAAACCATTATAAGCGTTCGGATATGGGGATGAATGAACTGACGGAAGAGTTTATCCATGATTATTGTCTGTATCTACGTAACGAGGTCGGACTTGCCCAATCTTCCGTATGGATATATTCCATACCATTGAAGCATATCGTAACTTCCGCTCATTACCACGGGAAGATACCGAGAAATCCATTTGCACAATATCATGTGAATCCTGACCATAAGGAACGTGGCTTCTTGACAGAGAACGAAATCAAAGCCATGAGTACAATCGAATTGGAAAATGCCAATTTCGCTATTGCAAGGGACATTTTTATTTTCGGATGCTGGACGGGTATATCATTCGTGGACATCAAAAATCTCACCACAGACAATATCGTGGAACTGAATGGCTCACGTTGGATTGTATCCAAAAGGCAGAAAACAGGTGTGCCGTTTCAAATCAAGCTGATGGACATTCCCGCTCAAATAATTGAGCGAAATAAGCCATTCAGAAATGGTAAGAATTTGTTCAACATAAATTCTTACGACATGGTAAATAGGCGCATCAAGACTGTGGCAAAAATGTGTGGAATAGAAAAGAACATTTCATTTCACCTGAGCCGGCATTCCTTCGCTGTTTTAGCCCTTAATTATGGTATGCCAATAGAAAGTGTCAGCAAAATACTCGGACATACAAATATCACTACTACGCAGATTTATGCAAAAGTGACCAACACGAAACTTGAAAACGACATTTCTGCTTTTGAAGATAAGGTTAGCGGACATTTCACCATATAAAGAATGGCTTATGAAAAGAAGTATTATAACAATGAGTGAATCCGGCAATATCATAATGCCGGACAATGTCACAGACATTTGGATGAGCGAACAGGAACTTGGCGATTTATTCGGAGTAATTGCCCCCACATTCCGAGCTTCCATCAGAGCCATATATAAAAGTGGAGCATTGAAAGAATACGAGGTTCAGAAGTATATCAGATTGGAAAACGGCTATCATGCAAATGTATTCAGTCTCACGATGATAGTTGCGCTTGCTTTCCGTATCAATAGTTTCGGTGCGGAACAAATGCGCAATGCCATTCTTAAAAGGATGTACTTGCGAAAAGAGAAAACAACCTTCTTCTTTTCGCTGGGCAGTAACGGGACAAAGGCTTCTAATTATCAGGCATAAAATCCAATAATGTGACGACATGAAATCATGAAACCGACAAATCTTTATCTGTCAATTGATTGCTGATAAAACACTCAGTTGGTAAAACGTATTAGTATTCAGTTGAACTAACGTATTGCTGTTTTACCAATAATACGTATTACCAACAAAAGCCCGAAGAAGCAGACCTGTAACGGATGCTTTTTCGGGTTTGCTTTATATGCTCTTTACCTGCTTCCTGTGCAATTCGCAGCAAGTTTTTCATTCCGTGTAAATTTTGCGCCGTTCTGCTGTGATTTGCTTATCAGGCTTTCGCGTGACTTGCCGTAGCTTTGCACTTGATTAACTATTAACGATTTAAGCGAAATGTAAATGACAAAAACAAAGAACGAAAAGGAGGAGTTTATCCGAGTGGGTACAACCCTCTACAAGTTAGTGAACCAGCCCCGTCTGAACGGTGGCTATGTGAGGAAA from Parabacteroides distasonis ATCC 8503 includes these protein-coding regions:
- a CDS encoding START-like domain-containing protein; this translates as MKKEKFHIEYIFDKVSRRSLWNHLTTALGLSAWFADEVIINDNLYTFKWSKEAQEATVIDSKPENFIRYRWVDEEDENAYFEFIIHTIELTGSTALEITDFSEPGEKKDSINLWDSQVEDLKRTLGI
- a CDS encoding FimB/Mfa2 family fimbrial subunit; protein product: MKRGNFFANCVFAVSVILTVLSFSACTDDSNDVVATTSEVIEQAEVPFSVVLKAMNSDGNDITTKGEVNGATLFVFDQNNDFFEQINVNKSTILSRRAIDINCPNSNDITVIAWSGINSGNEEISNMSKANIISDLQVSLKENNGIANIPSDLFYGQVTLHKNSSTKSTVSNELQIIRKTSIFQLSTKGLIKYLGSNAGNFEYRIKNTKSSLDYNGNPTGEEVEFAFPASFDEKGNLTTETQAIFPAQNITVELYKDGNLIFSSEKDKNGELFAATPGKRTEITFKYSGEVSANITIADWATVIQHITMN
- a CDS encoding hybrid sensor histidine kinase/response regulator transcription factor, which encodes MRSKGFKAKFMMAFWGLFVEAHYIAANNDTMEGSQGILPFIILLIVSICVIAFLSYYMYRLKKENIAKGGELMARNDELLRSVDALSVKNREIQQMLVNKIRETDNWNRDNEVEREDLKKRLEEMEKLHNSFFVETIHEMRTPLSLVLGSLSELLQRKNDIDSSEATQLLSAYRNTLALQDLIEQLRNTRHGDDVANHLRIARYDMISITKQICDLFVDWIAMNNVEFHINTQTSVLWVWIDRRKMEFALRVLLSNALKNTYRFGKISINISVVRSNGKAYCSFSIQDDGLGESESTRLGLKQIVDMTESSGAIFEGISSEDETGTQYTILIPLGRSHYMERAVEFIEPDGDLVKLNEMQKEEIAELIQVVPKKKETGKKMLVIDDSDQIRWFLRHVFASEYHVSEAHNGQEGVEIARVERPDFILCDVMMPVKDGLATCREIKGIPELAQVPVVLLTAKVESEDVIAGIECGADDYITKPFDVEVLRSKVNSLLKRRDEMRRFYTSNSVGAHPEGEKTVKKDDSPSNLFMDAVISTIEKHLDDPSFEAKILADSLNMSLPTLYRKIKLYSDSSILELTRMVRLKKAAELISMQRYSIQEVSEMVGFNDTATFRKRFTEQYGVTPSQYLPGKN
- a CDS encoding fimbrial protein, which produces MKLRNLLFGTMIACVFAACSNEDDPIPSVDPTPETGIADLTVVVKNLAKNTQTKAADDSNAKEGETAIHNLFVVLYNEDGTFLQVSDITANKDEEQTNSNNEIQFKGLKAGASYRALAFANVPKEALTATANSFDLTSAYYVLTGAEANGLPMSSGISPVFTLAEGENYYGYSNATGGNSIESGKPLGLIRNVARVELSALSLDMTQVKVNNSQKYKSGTIKFVPKDVFVLHGRKKANVADQSISNTAWFNLPDKVWGNIAATYETANSDDYYSGTNSSNSFGRFAGTVDAANYIKALSTAETTYTQNWDGTAITGSKAITLANSLYFYVLPNDQTKAAREQEDPEEEGQAFVLDKTTLASELVISGEVYIKAIMNDNTSWTFGEESTPVLRYWPIKIGIDGLDSEDTYYGQVHRNVVYNISATIAGNGYADPTLPKGDPTADLFVKTMVMNWGTATQAPVIE
- a CDS encoding site-specific integrase; its protein translation is MMRSTFKTVFYVNGSKEKSGIVPIMGRVTINGTIAQFSCKQSISKELWDAKANRAKGKSRKSMDVNHALDNIKAQIAKHYQRLSDREAFVTAEMVRNAYQGIGTEYETVLRAFDKMNADFAKRVGKDRSERTYRKYLTVRKYVAEFMKNHYKRSDMGMNELTEEFIHDYCLYLRNEVGLAQSSVWIYSIPLKHIVTSAHYHGKIPRNPFAQYHVNPDHKERGFLTENEIKAMSTIELENANFAIARDIFIFGCWTGISFVDIKNLTTDNIVELNGSRWIVSKRQKTGVPFQIKLMDIPAQIIERNKPFRNGKNLFNINSYDMVNRRIKTVAKMCGIEKNISFHLSRHSFAVLALNYGMPIESVSKILGHTNITTTQIYAKVTNTKLENDISAFEDKVSGHFTI